CTCCTGAAGTATCGCCAGATCGGGATTGTTGAACAGAACCGAAAGACTCGACCGCGGCACAAGAATCAGCAGTGTATCGGCGAACTGTAATGGAATACGTGCGATCTTCTCTCTCAAGGTTTTCCCTTCCCGCCGCACCGCCAAAACGAAAGAACTGAATTTATTGCGGAAGTTAATATCCTTCAGCGTGTTACCGATGAGACTCGAATCCTGTGTAACCAATCCCTCTACGATGGTGCTCTCACCGCGTGTCAGTTCGGTCTGATTCATCTTTGTGTCCGTCAGCATAAGCACTTTCTCTTCCTCCCGGAAGCGGACGAAGTTCGTCAGCGTTCCCCGCGCAATCAGGATATCTCCCCCTCGCAGTTCCTGATTCCTCAGATCGTTCTCGATGCGGCTATCTCCTCTAATAATGGCAAGAATCGTAATATCATATTTCTGATTGACGGCACGCTGCAGACACGTGGATCCGATGAGGGGTGATCCTTCGCCGATCTCGAACTCCGTAAGATAGGCGGACAAGTGGTATTTGCCCGTCAGGCTTGAGACGCCCGCCCGGGAAGATAGAATCCTCGGCACCAGGAAAACATTGTAGACAGTACCGACTGCCATGAAGATCAGTCCCATGCCAAAGAACTCGAACATCCCGAGAGGTGGAAGCCCCTGCTGTTCCACCATTGAACTCACCAGGAGGTTTGTTGAAGTGCCGATGAGTGTCAGCATGCCGCCGTAGATTCCGGCGTACGAGAGAGGAATAAGGAGTTTCGAAGGGGAGATCTGGAATCGCTGGCTCAAGTGCATTGCCAGCGGGATAAAAATGGCGACAGCCGCAGTGTTGTTGATCAGTCCCGAGATGAAGCTGGTCGCCACCAGGAACAGGCCGATGGCAACCCAGGCGTTGCCGGCAAGACGGCTGAGGCGCTCAGCCAAAACTTCCACAAAGCCTGTTTTCACCAGGGCAGCGCTGAGAATAAACATGAGACCCACGGTGAGCACCGCCTTGTTGCTGAAGCCGGAAATAGCCTCATCAAGAGAGAGAAACCCGGTTAGAAGCAGAACGGTCAGCAACGCAAGCGCTGTGACATCCATAGGGAACAGCTCCCAGACAAAAAAGACGAGCGCCACGGCAACGATGACCAGAAATAGCAGTGGTTCACCAAACATAAGAAGGATACCTTAAGTCCTGTTCAACCTCGTGATTTCACGATGCGACCATTGTCACTATCCTGTGAATATTCAATCACATTAAGTAGTCTATCGATGATAGAATCTATTCGAATCCTGTTGAGAAGAATGATGATGAAGATACCAAACTCCTCATCGGGAAGAATCTGCTCAAACTCATCAAACAGGTCGGTCTCATACAGCAAAGTATCGATATTCTTACCGCTTTTCAGAATATCATCAACATAATCTTGAATCTCTAAGAGATACTCGTGCAATTCCTCACGGTTAAGGGTTTTGACCGATTTCAGTTTCATCCCAGCAGTGCCGCTTCGTCTACCTTGTCGATCTGCCCCTCCTTCACATATTCATCAGCGTACTGCTTGTATACTCCTTCTTTTACGAAAATCTCAAACAGGTCTTTATCAATGTGGTAGTCATTACGCATGAAACCCATGATGCGCATAGCCATAGATAGCTTCTTCCCGTCCTTATAGGGTCTGTCCGCGGCTGTGAGTGCCTCATAGACGTCGGCGATAGCCATCATTTTCGCCTGTGTAGTCATCTCCCTTTCACTCAGTCCCTGGGGATAGCCCGTGCCGTCTAGTTTCTCATGATGGCCTCCAGCGAATTCGGGCACCTTCTTGAGATGCTTTGGATAAGGAAGTTCATCCAGCATATCAATAGTAATGGATATGTGATCATTGATAACCTGGCGCTCCTCTGGCAGAAGGGTGCCCTTGGCAATATTCAAGTTTTGCACCTCCTCCTCCGTGAGAAACTGCTTCTTCCTTCCCCCCTCTTTATACGGATAATTCGCTATATCTATGACCCGCTGCTGCAGATCCCTTGCCATGTATTCACCGCCAACATTGCACTTTTCGATGAATTTTTCGTCATCTCCTATCTTTCGCAGTCTTGATCTGTACTCTCTTTCAAGCTTCTTCAGTTCTCCGTTATCCGAACCGTTAAGCTTGAGCTTTTTCTGAAGATAATCTATCTTCGCGTCCCGTTTCAACACTTGAAATCGCGTCTTCACCGTCTCGATGCGATCGAAGATTGTCTCCAGCTTGGTCCCCTTGTCAACGATATGGGGCGGTGTCGCCACCTTTCCGCAGTCGTGCAGCCAGCCGGCGATGTACAGCTCGTAGCGCTCTTCATCGGTCATCTGGAAGTCCTTGTATGGACCGTAGTCAGCCTTCTCCACCGCGTCAGCGAGCATCATGGTGAGAATTGGTACCCGGTTGCAGTGCCCGCCGGTGTAGGGCGACTTCTTATCGATAGCTGTAGCAATGAGCTTAATAAATGACTCAAACAGAACTTTCAGTTCATCGATCAGGTTCTTGTTCGTGATGGCTATGGCCGCCTGACTGCAGAGCGATTCCACTAACGTCTGTTTCTCCTTCGGGAAAGGAATCACGTCACCTGATTCTGGATCCTGAGCGTTCAGAAGCTGGATCACGCCGATGATTTCATCCATATGATTCTTGAGAGGCACCGTAAGAAATGATGTTGAGCGGTAGCCCGTCTTTTCATCAAACATCTTGGTGCCCGAAAAGTCAAACCCTTCTGCCTTGTACGCGTCTGGGATGTTCACCGTTTCGCCGGTCAGACCGGCATAGGCGGCAATCATGTGATGATTTGGCTTTCCATCATCAAGATAGAGTTTAACCGGATAGAACGGAACTTCCTCCCCGCTTGTGCCGCCCATATGGAAATTGAGGGAATCAGTGCGCACAATCTCAAACTTCAGTCGCTGATCATCAGTCATCATATAGAGCGTACGTCCATCACAGTTGGTGATTCGTTTCGCCTCTTCCAGGATCATTTCTAGCAGCTTGTTCATATCTTTCTCGCGCGACAAAGCGAGCCCGATTTCAGAGAAACGTTCTACCTGACATTCCAAGTCCTCTATTATCCGGCGTGTGTCCGGATCGAGACCTTCCAGCATCGCCTCACGCCCTTGTTCGGGTTGCGACTTAGTTTGCTTGCCGGCTGATTTTCTTGTTGCCATAATAATACTCCTCCTGATTCATCATCCTCAAGACAGGGAAAGTAGAAACTTATAACCGTGTGAGTTCTTTCTCAAGGAGTTGTTTCTCCCAGAAATATTGATGAGGTTAATCTGGAGTTGGAACAAATATTGGCGGAACTATAAGAGAGTCCCTGTCGTCACGATTCCAACACCAGGATATTTTCCTCGAGAATTTCTATCCCTTCTTTCAACTCCCCATCGGAGATCGTAAGTGGCATAAGGGTGCGGATCACATTACCGTCAGTACCAGCGAGGATCATGATAAGACCGGCCTGGAGACAGCGGTCCAACAGTTTATTAGCCCTCTCCTTCGACGGATTCTCAGCCGGCGTCCCGTCGCAGATCTCTAAGGAATACATGCACCCAATTCCACGGGCATCAGAAACGAAAGGTGACCGCTCTTGAAGCGCCTGAAATTTGTGCGGAATCGACCCGGAAAGATGATCGAGGCGTCCGTCACCCCGTAGTTTTTCGAGAATCTCAATGGCCCCGAGGGCAGATTGACACGCTAAAGAATTTCCGCCGAAGGTCCCTCCCAGTCCACCCGCATGGACGGCATCCATCATCTCCGCCCGGCCCGTCACTGCCGCAAGAGGAAGACCGCCGCTGAGCGACTTTGCCATCGTGATGATATCGGGCTCGAGGTCGTACCACTCGCAGGCGAACATCTTCCCCGTCCGCCCAAAGCCTGACTGCACCTCGTCCACCACAAGTACGATTCCTTCATTTGTACATACTTTCCGGAGTTCGGCTACGAATTCTCTGTTGGCCGGCATGAAGCCTCCCTCTCCCGCCACCAATTCGATGACGACCGCCGCCACCGTATCTGCACCTGCCTCATCTAACAACGCATGAAGCGAACGAATGAAGAGAGCACCTTCTGACGAATCCCGTTTATAAGGAAATGGCAGGCGCAGAACGTCCTCTGGAAATGGGCCGAAACCGTGCTTATACGGCATCTCCTTGTAGGTGAGGGCCATGGTCATGAGGCTTCTGCCGTGGAACGAATGCTCAAACGAAATAACCCGCGGTCGCCTGGTTACGTAGCGCGCCACTTTCACTGCATTCTCCACCGCTTCGGCACCACTGTTGACAAGCAACGTCTTCTTAGGAAAGTCTCCGGGAGTGATCCTGTTGAGTCTCTCCGCCAGCGCAACGTACGGTTCGTAGGGCGTTACTGTAAAACAGACGTGGAGGTAGTCATCTATTTGGTGACGAACACGGTCAAGGATGACAGAATGGCGATGACCTGTATTCAGTGCACCGATGCCGCCGGCAAAATCGAGGAAGACGTTCCCATCAACATCAGTAATGGTCGCCCCTTCCGCCGAAGCAGCATAGATGGGCACAACAGAGCCATGGGCGTCGACCACAGCTTCTTTGCGCCGTTCGGCAAGTGCCCTGCTGTTGGGACCGGGAATGTCAGTCTGGAGATTTACAGAAGCCAATTCACATCTTCTCAATCACTGTTACCTTCGACTATGGGGACAGTGACAAGAGTGTCTACAACTTAACTTAACCCCATGCTGAAAAGATACCGATTAGATCTACCACCCGGTTGGAGTAGCCCCATTCGTTGTCGTACCAGTTGAGCGTCTTGACCAGATTGCCCTCCAGTAACCTGGTAAAGGGAGCATCGTAGATGGACGAGTGCGTATTACCTATAATATCTGTAGAAACCAGCGGCAAGGTAGAGTATTGCAGGATGGGGCTGAGATGCTCACTCTCGGATGCTTCATGAACAGCTTCATTAATCCTGTCAACAGTCACATCTTCTTTCAGTTGCACCACAAGGTCAACTATTGATCCGTCCGGTACGGGGACTCGCATGGCGATGCCGTCGAGCTTTCCATCAAGTTCCGGCAGTACCTTACCGACGGCTCTGGCGGCGCCCGTACTTGTCGGAATGACGTTTTCAGCGGCCGCCCTGCTTCTGCGCCAGTCTGTGTGAGGTACGTCTGCCAGCCGCTGGTCATTGGTGTAGGCGTGTATAGTATTGATGACGCCGTACTCGACGCCGAAAGCGTCATTCAGAACCTTTGCCATGGGAGCAAGACAATTAGTGGTGCAGCTGGCGTTTGAGACTATCCGGTGCTCCGGTCGCATGTCGCCATCGTTAACACCAATGACTACCATATAATCTATTTCGTCCTTGGCTGGGACGGTCAGAATTACCCTTTTCGCCCCTGCTTCCAGATGCGGTTCTATTGTTTCGCGCGTCCTGAAAACACCAGTCGACTCCACCACCACATCCACCTGAAGCTCCCGCCACGGCAAAGCGGCAGGATTCCTCTCAGCAATCATCTTCACAGTGTGCAACTCGGTCTTGAGCGTGTCACCTTTCAGGGTAACAGTATCTTTCAGGCGACCCATGACAGTATCGTACTTAAGCAGGTAAACCAGGGCGTCGTTGGGAGTGATATCATTTATCGCCACAACCTCAAAATCATCTCTGTGATTGAGAATCCTGAAGACAGACCGGCCGATACGACCGAAGCCGTTGATGGCAACCCTCATGAGCCCTCTTCCAGAATCTGATAGCGGTCTATCAGTTCAAGGATCCGCTTGGAGAACCCCCAGCCGTTGTCGTACCACGCGATCGTTTTCAGAAGTGCATTGGCAGAAATCATGGTAGCTTTGGCATCAAATATCATCGATTCACTGCATCCGATGACATCGCTTGACACAATGGGATCTTCAGTGTAGCCGACAATTCCTGACAGGCTATTCTCAGATGCATTTTTGAAGGCGGCGTTTACTTCTGATACATCCGGCAGATTCTTAAGCTCTGTGGTTAAGTCAACACAGGAACCGTCGGGAACCGGTACATTGAAGGCGATACCGTCAATCTTCCCCTTCATTTCAGGTATGATGGAAGCGACAATGGTAGATGAGAAATTTTCATTCGGAATAATATTCTCAACCGCCGATCTGCTACGCCTCAAGTCAGAACGGACCGCATCGGCCAGAGGCTGATCCGAAGTATAAGCGTGGACCGTGGTCATAAAGGCCTTCTCAACTCCAAAATTTTCATCCAATATTTTCAGCATCAATCCCAATACCTGGGTTGTAGATGAAGTAGATGAAACAATCTTATCATCGATCGAAATCCTGTCTTCGTTTACACCGAGGATGATAACCCTATCAATTCGATCGATGGGAGGACTGGTAACGAAGACGCGCCGGGCACCTGCATCCAGATGTTTATGCAGATCGGAGAATTCCCTGAAACGGCCGGTCGCGTCAATTACTACATCCACATCAAAAGCGTCCCACGGAATCTCGCCTGGAACACCCCCCGCCAGAAGCCGGACCTTTTGTGAATCAACTCGGATATCGTTGCCTTCCAGAATGACATCATCTTCCATAGGACCGTGAACCGAATCCCACATTAAAAGGTGATGAAGCGACTCAGGCGGGGCGAGATCACTGATGGCGACGAACTGATAGCGGGGATTTCTGTAACCTATACGGAAGATGTCGCGGCCGATTCTTCCAAAACCGATGAGGCCAATTCTGATCGAAGGTTCCATTCTCAATATGAAACTATAGCAAGAATCATAATTGTCGCCAATAACTTTTTTGTAATCCTGTTACCTTTCCTCAATTGCACAATTACACTTAAGTAACTCATTCTTGAGTTACTAAAAATTACAACCATCGGACATCATTTTTCAACATTATTTTTAACCTCAATGTAGATCAGTTTTTCGATTTTGTTACGCGAGAATAGCTGATCGGTAGAGATTAGTTCGCTCTGCATCCAGATCATTACCACCAGCCGAATGTATGAATTCCAGAGTTTCTCCCGAACGATGACGGGAACCTGAAAGAAACTTTCAGCGTAAGAGATGGCAAGCGGAGAGAAAAACTATCCGCCCAAATAGATGAGGAGGAATCGTCTCTTGATGAGGCGCCCTCCTTTTTTGGTTCAACCTGAGAACAAGGAGACGGACCATGAGAAAGAAGTTAAAGGAGACAGCGGGTTTGTTGGTCTTGAGCGCCGTTATAGCACTGGCCATCGCGCTCGGCATTTACAGACATGAAGCGAAAGAGTCAGCAACTGTTGCTCTCAACATCGCTTCTGAAATTCGCCAGGAGAAACCTGATCCGATCGATCTTTCGCCCGTGACTGAGTTTGACCATAAGTTCATCGATGAATGGACCCAAGAGAAAGTGTTGTCTGAGAATGAAGAACAACATGCCAAACTCGACGCAGAACAAGGCACCTATGTAGAGGACGACCAGCCTGTGGCGGAAGAACCGGCGCTACCGGAATACAACGGTCAAGGAGATTCCGGCTACACCTTTGCCGAAGCTTTTGCCGATGCTCGTTCCAAATTAGGAGCCGGAAAAGTGTTCATCTGGAACAGCAGGGAGTTCACCACCGATCTGGCGCATGAAGTGCCAGCAGATTCCATTACCGTAGATCTGGCATCGGTTGATTCTGTCGATCTACTGGCGAAAAACAGTTCCCAACCGGAATAACAGACGTAACCTGAGAGGCGCGTAACCCTCCTCACCGCCTCACCCCGGTTACACGACGGCCGGACCGCTCGCCCGCATAATCTTGAGACTCTCGTGCGGAGTCCCGCGGGCGGGCGATTTCGGCTTACTCACACGACTGGGAGGCAAGGTCAATTCCACCTTACCCAGCCGGGCCCTCTAACGACCCGTCCCGGTGTGATGCCGGTGTGCTCCCCATCATTCAGGACGTGCCCGCCATTGACGAAAACGTGGTGAACGCCTGTGGAGTATTGATGAGGATTCTCGAAGGTTGCGTGATCCTGAATACTGTTCGGATCAAAGACCACCACGTCGGCGTAGTATCCTTCCTTCAGAAATCCCCGCTGGCGGATCTTCAGATTCGTTGCCGGCAGTCCTGACAATCTGTAGATGGCCTCGTGCAGCGGAATCACCTTTTCATCCCGCACATATTTTCCTAACAGACGGGCAAAATTGCCGTAAGCCCGCGGATGGGGATTTGATTTAAGGAAATCGCTCTCAGGCGCCAGTGAGCCGGCATCTGAATCAAAACTGACATAAGGCACCCGGATCTGCTTCTTGACGTTTTCCTCGGACATGAGGAAGTATACCACATCAACACGGCTGCCGTCTTCAATCACCAGATCCATAGCCGTATCCTCAGGCGGTGTGCCGCGCATCTGTGCCACCTCAACCAGTGTCTTCCCTATGTACTCCCTCAGATCGGGATTCTTAAAGCCGCCGAACAGCACATTGTCATAGCCCGCAAGGAGGCCAAGGTTTTCCCAGTCGTCCGTATCTTGCTGCATCTCGGCCTTGACCCGTTCCCAGATTGCGGGACTCTTCAGCCGCTCGGCCCACTTTTCGTATCCCCCTTCCTGCACCCACGGCGGCATAGAGGCGTCGAGACCGGTGGCGCCAGCAGTATAGGTGTACATATCTGCTGTGATCTTCAGACCGGCGGCGCGGGCCGAATCCATCTTGGCGATGGCGAGATCCATCTTGTAGTGATTCTTCTTGCCGCCAGCCTTCAGATGGTAAACTTCCGCAGGAATGTCCGCCTCGCTTGCAATTCGGATCAGTTCGTCCAGCGCCTCCAGCAGGCGATTGCTCTCGCTGCGCATGTGAGAAATATACATGCCGCCGTATTCAGAGGCGACCTTACACAGTTCAATCAGCTCTTCGGTAGATGAATAAAAGGCCGGTGCATAAATGAGCGATGACCCTACGCCGAGGGCGCCTTCTTCCATGGCCTGCCGCACCAGATCCTTCATGACGGCCATCTCCTCTTCGCTGGGGGGTCTATCTTCAAAACCAATTTGGTGGATGCGAAGCGTCGTGGCACCTACGAATGAAGCTACATTGGATGCGATACCCCTTCTCTCCAGGAATTCCAGGTATTCCCCCAAAGTCGTCCATGCGATGTCGTATTTGAGGTCACCCTGACTCTCTGCCTCTTCCTTCTTCATTGTTTCACTCAGAGGTCCCATTGACCACCCCTCACCGAATACCTCCAGCGTTACTCCCTGCCGGATGTCGCTCTGGGACTTCCCATCGGCGATGAGCGATTCTGTGGCCCAGCTAAGCATGTTGATGAATCCCGGAGTCACGGCCATATTCGTTGCGTCAATCTCCGCTTTGGCCTTCCCCGATAGGTTGGGGCCAATCTTTGCGATCCGATCGCCGGAAATAGCTACATCTGCAATTATGCCTTCTGCACCCGAACCGTCATAGACTGTTCCATTTCTTATAATCACGTCGTATGAAATGGGACTGTCCGGAGTGATAGCGGCCGGCGGCTGACAACTCCAGAACAACACCGCAGCAAAACTGAAGATCGACAGATGTTTCATGCTTGATTTCT
Above is a window of Candidatus Neomarinimicrobiota bacterium DNA encoding:
- a CDS encoding glyceraldehyde 3-phosphate dehydrogenase NAD-binding domain-containing protein, with product MEPSIRIGLIGFGRIGRDIFRIGYRNPRYQFVAISDLAPPESLHHLLMWDSVHGPMEDDVILEGNDIRVDSQKVRLLAGGVPGEIPWDAFDVDVVIDATGRFREFSDLHKHLDAGARRVFVTSPPIDRIDRVIILGVNEDRISIDDKIVSSTSSTTQVLGLMLKILDENFGVEKAFMTTVHAYTSDQPLADAVRSDLRRSRSAVENIIPNENFSSTIVASIIPEMKGKIDGIAFNVPVPDGSCVDLTTELKNLPDVSEVNAAFKNASENSLSGIVGYTEDPIVSSDVIGCSESMIFDAKATMISANALLKTIAWYDNGWGFSKRILELIDRYQILEEGS
- a CDS encoding HD domain-containing phosphohydrolase; amino-acid sequence: MLEGLDPDTRRIIEDLECQVERFSEIGLALSREKDMNKLLEMILEEAKRITNCDGRTLYMMTDDQRLKFEIVRTDSLNFHMGGTSGEEVPFYPVKLYLDDGKPNHHMIAAYAGLTGETVNIPDAYKAEGFDFSGTKMFDEKTGYRSTSFLTVPLKNHMDEIIGVIQLLNAQDPESGDVIPFPKEKQTLVESLCSQAAIAITNKNLIDELKVLFESFIKLIATAIDKKSPYTGGHCNRVPILTMMLADAVEKADYGPYKDFQMTDEERYELYIAGWLHDCGKVATPPHIVDKGTKLETIFDRIETVKTRFQVLKRDAKIDYLQKKLKLNGSDNGELKKLEREYRSRLRKIGDDEKFIEKCNVGGEYMARDLQQRVIDIANYPYKEGGRKKQFLTEEEVQNLNIAKGTLLPEERQVINDHISITIDMLDELPYPKHLKKVPEFAGGHHEKLDGTGYPQGLSEREMTTQAKMMAIADVYEALTAADRPYKDGKKLSMAMRIMGFMRNDYHIDKDLFEIFVKEGVYKQYADEYVKEGQIDKVDEAALLG
- a CDS encoding aminotransferase class III-fold pyridoxal phosphate-dependent enzyme, whose protein sequence is MASVNLQTDIPGPNSRALAERRKEAVVDAHGSVVPIYAASAEGATITDVDGNVFLDFAGGIGALNTGHRHSVILDRVRHQIDDYLHVCFTVTPYEPYVALAERLNRITPGDFPKKTLLVNSGAEAVENAVKVARYVTRRPRVISFEHSFHGRSLMTMALTYKEMPYKHGFGPFPEDVLRLPFPYKRDSSEGALFIRSLHALLDEAGADTVAAVVIELVAGEGGFMPANREFVAELRKVCTNEGIVLVVDEVQSGFGRTGKMFACEWYDLEPDIITMAKSLSGGLPLAAVTGRAEMMDAVHAGGLGGTFGGNSLACQSALGAIEILEKLRGDGRLDHLSGSIPHKFQALQERSPFVSDARGIGCMYSLEICDGTPAENPSKERANKLLDRCLQAGLIMILAGTDGNVIRTLMPLTISDGELKEGIEILEENILVLES
- a CDS encoding SLC13 family permease; its protein translation is MFGEPLLFLVIVAVALVFFVWELFPMDVTALALLTVLLLTGFLSLDEAISGFSNKAVLTVGLMFILSAALVKTGFVEVLAERLSRLAGNAWVAIGLFLVATSFISGLINNTAAVAIFIPLAMHLSQRFQISPSKLLIPLSYAGIYGGMLTLIGTSTNLLVSSMVEQQGLPPLGMFEFFGMGLIFMAVGTVYNVFLVPRILSSRAGVSSLTGKYHLSAYLTEFEIGEGSPLIGSTCLQRAVNQKYDITILAIIRGDSRIENDLRNQELRGGDILIARGTLTNFVRFREEEKVLMLTDTKMNQTELTRGESTIVEGLVTQDSSLIGNTLKDINFRNKFSSFVLAVRREGKTLREKIARIPLQFADTLLILVPRSSLSVLFNNPDLAILQEHDIRLHKVRFWWLAIAIIPLVMFIAVSGKTDILQAALIGTVVLLILRAITVQEAYRSVNWSVIVLIAAFVPVGIAMERSGAADILGSSIATFAHFFPDELAPRAAMSSLFFVAAFITSIMSNNTAAIALVPVAFSIASQMGVDVRPFIFAVAFGASTSFSTPMGYKTNLMVYGPGQYRFSDFLKVGTPLNIAFWLLATFLIPVFWPF
- the gap gene encoding type I glyceraldehyde-3-phosphate dehydrogenase; amino-acid sequence: MRVAINGFGRIGRSVFRILNHRDDFEVVAINDITPNDALVYLLKYDTVMGRLKDTVTLKGDTLKTELHTVKMIAERNPAALPWRELQVDVVVESTGVFRTRETIEPHLEAGAKRVILTVPAKDEIDYMVVIGVNDGDMRPEHRIVSNASCTTNCLAPMAKVLNDAFGVEYGVINTIHAYTNDQRLADVPHTDWRRSRAAAENVIPTSTGAARAVGKVLPELDGKLDGIAMRVPVPDGSIVDLVVQLKEDVTVDRINEAVHEASESEHLSPILQYSTLPLVSTDIIGNTHSSIYDAPFTRLLEGNLVKTLNWYDNEWGYSNRVVDLIGIFSAWG
- a CDS encoding D-aminoacylase, which translates into the protein MKHLSIFSFAAVLFWSCQPPAAITPDSPISYDVIIRNGTVYDGSGAEGIIADVAISGDRIAKIGPNLSGKAKAEIDATNMAVTPGFINMLSWATESLIADGKSQSDIRQGVTLEVFGEGWSMGPLSETMKKEEAESQGDLKYDIAWTTLGEYLEFLERRGIASNVASFVGATTLRIHQIGFEDRPPSEEEMAVMKDLVRQAMEEGALGVGSSLIYAPAFYSSTEELIELCKVASEYGGMYISHMRSESNRLLEALDELIRIASEADIPAEVYHLKAGGKKNHYKMDLAIAKMDSARAAGLKITADMYTYTAGATGLDASMPPWVQEGGYEKWAERLKSPAIWERVKAEMQQDTDDWENLGLLAGYDNVLFGGFKNPDLREYIGKTLVEVAQMRGTPPEDTAMDLVIEDGSRVDVVYFLMSEENVKKQIRVPYVSFDSDAGSLAPESDFLKSNPHPRAYGNFARLLGKYVRDEKVIPLHEAIYRLSGLPATNLKIRQRGFLKEGYYADVVVFDPNSIQDHATFENPHQYSTGVHHVFVNGGHVLNDGEHTGITPGRVVRGPGWVRWN